The DNA window AGACGTTCCTGACCGGCCCGGAATAGCCGCGAAAATATTCAGCGAGCTTGCAAAAGGCAGCATAAATGTTGATATGATTATTCAGTCTGCATCTCAAGACGGGCTTAATGATATTTCGTTTACAGTTAGCCATGCTGATTTAGGAAAAACCTCGGGAATCTTAGAAGGCGTTCAAAAAGAGTTAAATGCTAAACAGGTTATATATGACGATAAAATTGCAAAAATATCCATTGTCGGTGTCGGAATGAAAAGTCATCCGGGTGTTGCGGCAAAAATGTTTGATACGCTGGCAAAAGAAAAAATTAATATCCAGATGATTTCTACCAGCGAAATAAAAATTTCCTGCGCAATAAATGTTGACGAGTTAAATAAGGCAGTAAATGCGTTGCATAAAGCGTTTGAATTAGACAAGAGGAAATAAATATAACGACCAGTAGCTCGCAAGAAAAACTGGTTATAAATAAAATTTGGCTTTTAAAAAAGCCAAGGATTAAGCTTTATGAAAAAGATATTGTTATACGACACAACCTTGCGTGACGGGGCCCAAGGGGCAGGTGTTTCTTTTTCCGTTCAGGACGAGATAAAAATCGCCAAAGCGCTGGATAATTTCGGGATAACCTATATTGAGGGAGGCTGGCCCGGATCAAATCCAAAATCCGAACTTTTCTTTAAAGAAGCAAGAAATATAAAATTCAAAAATTCCGTCCTTACTGCGTTCGGTTCAACGCGCCATAAAGATACTAAAGCGCATAATGACAAAAATCTTCTTTCTATTTTAGATACGGGAGTAAAAGTTGCGTGTATTTTTGGTAAATCGTGGGATTTGCATGTGGTGCACGCTATCAGGACGTCTTTTGAAGAAAATTTGAAAATGATTTCAGAAAGTATTTCTTTTTTGAGGTCAAAAGGGCTTGAAGTCATTTATGACGCGGAACATTTTTTTGACGGATTTAAAAATAATAAGGAGTATGCGATTTCTACTTTAAAGGCTGCTCAAAAAGCGGGCGCGATTAATCTGACTTTGTGCGAAACCAACGGAGGAATGACGCCGTTTGAAGTCCAAAAGATAGTTGAATATGTTAGGAAAGAAATTCCTGAGATTCCTTTAGGTATCCATACGCACAATGATTCTGACTGCGCGGCCGGAAATTCTATTGTCGCGGTTCAGGAAGGATGTAGTTTGGTGCAGGGTACAATCAACGGCCTTGGCGAAAGATGCGGTAACGCTAATCTTTGTTCGATTATTCCAGCGTTACAGCTAAGGTTCGGATACAGTTGCGTTAGCGAAGCAAATCTTAAAAAACTGACCGAACTTTCCCGTTATGTTTACGAAATAGCAAATATTATTCCCTCGGATAACCAGCCTTATGTGGGATTGAACGCTTTTGCGCACAAGGCGGGAATTCATGTGTCTGCCGTAACGAGGGAATCAAGAACATACGAGCATATAAGTCCTGAACAGGTGGGCAATGAAAGGCGCATATTGATCAGCGAACTTTCAGGGAAAAGCAATGTGTCGTCAAAAGCCGATGTTTTATATGTTGATGTTGAAAAGCATCCCGAAGCGATGTCAAAAATTATCAATACAGTCAAGAAATTGGAACACGAAGGTTACCAATTTGAAGATGCTGACGGTTCATTCTCTTTATTGACGAATAAAGCTTTGGGAAAATACGAGCCTTTTTTTGAACTAGAAAGTTTTAAATTAAGCATTGAGAAAGATTCAAAAGGGAAAATAATTACTGAAGCTTCGATTAAATTGAAAGTTGGAGGCAAAGAAGAACATACCGTTGCCGAAGGTGACGGCCCTGTAAACGCATTGGATAACGCTTTACGTAAAGCCCTTCAAAAATTTTATCCGCAGATCAAAGAAATTTCTCTTACGGATTTTAAAGTTAGAGTAATAAATGCGGGAGCAGGCACGGCCGCAAAGGTAAGGGTCTTAA is part of the Elusimicrobiota bacterium genome and encodes:
- the cimA gene encoding citramalate synthase, whose translation is MKKILLYDTTLRDGAQGAGVSFSVQDEIKIAKALDNFGITYIEGGWPGSNPKSELFFKEARNIKFKNSVLTAFGSTRHKDTKAHNDKNLLSILDTGVKVACIFGKSWDLHVVHAIRTSFEENLKMISESISFLRSKGLEVIYDAEHFFDGFKNNKEYAISTLKAAQKAGAINLTLCETNGGMTPFEVQKIVEYVRKEIPEIPLGIHTHNDSDCAAGNSIVAVQEGCSLVQGTINGLGERCGNANLCSIIPALQLRFGYSCVSEANLKKLTELSRYVYEIANIIPSDNQPYVGLNAFAHKAGIHVSAVTRESRTYEHISPEQVGNERRILISELSGKSNVSSKADVLYVDVEKHPEAMSKIINTVKKLEHEGYQFEDADGSFSLLTNKALGKYEPFFELESFKLSIEKDSKGKIITEASIKLKVGGKEEHTVAEGDGPVNALDNALRKALQKFYPQIKEISLTDFKVRVINAGAGTAAKVRVLIESKDHSSSWGTVGVSENIIEASWQALVDAIEYKLTKDLKQQVKSKTGQG